The Vespula vulgaris chromosome 12, iyVesVulg1.1, whole genome shotgun sequence genome window below encodes:
- the LOC127068254 gene encoding tRNA (adenine(58)-N(1))-methyltransferase non-catalytic subunit trm6, translating to MGEAEDVIKTGNYVIVKKQKYTKIYKVSLNGILMLGKDEVDMQEIIGKPYWTTFEMVPSKNNKRSYTLKTIKEAESWNDLKNTSSSGLDNRCITNDGTSQKLSKEEILQLQESGKSGKEIVGTLIENSKSFSAKTEYSQEKYIKKKEQKYFRYLIVCKPTIVSLHEVYFRQDHTRVGGLRMDALSQLLSYSDVQSDGLYLLYDSGSQGLPGAAMLHRIGANTTGLLINMHPGNIPQLAIIQAMNFPKEQIERHITVNIYSFLRLHYQGESSLLSDISISRTVSTPTTSQSENNEVLLSSNNDCEQETKVEDNTKVSKIGQAIDIDKTETTSNGMFNIDTIEVDTNLTSENVTNTDESKLMNDINKGEKVENRKTLKRKLDDVIETGPIKKPKWLIETQYALDLLKGSKARGLVIVAKEHPLNIIKSLLPFLGASRPFVIFHAYREPLQETYIALKQTQNVVNLRLFSNFLRSYQILPDRTHPDILTSDTGGYILTGYLVE from the coding sequence atgggTGAAGCCGAGGATGTAATTAAAACAGGAAATTATGTGATagtgaaaaaacaaaaatataccaAAATATATAAGGTGTCATTAAATGGAATTTTAATGTTAGGAAAGGATGAAGTAGATATGCAAGAAATAATTGGTAAACCCTATTGGACAACTTTTGAAATGGTCccatcaaaaaataataaacgatctTATACGTTGAAGACTATAAAAGAGGCAGAATCTTGGAATGATTTAAAGAACACTTCATCAAGTGGTTTAGACAATCGTTGTATCACCAATGATGGTACTTCTCAAAAATtgtcaaaagaagaaattttacaaCTTCAAGAATCTGGAAAATCTGGCAAGGAGATAGTTGGTACTCTTATAGAAAATAGTAAATCTTTCTCTGCAAAAACAGAATACtctcaagaaaaatatataaagaagaaagaacaaaaatattttcgttatttaataGTATGTAAACCTACTATAGTATCCTTACATGAAGTATACTTTAGACAAGATCATACAAGAGTAGGAGGATTGAGAATGGATGCTCTTTCTCAATTGTTATCATATAGTGATGTTCAATCTGATggtttatatttgttatatgaCAGTGGTTCACAAGGATTACCTGGAGCTGCTATGTTACATAGAATTGGCGCAAATACTACaggattattaataaatatgcaTCCTGGAAATATACCTCAGCTAGCTATCATTCAAGCTATGAATTTTCCCAAGGAACAGATTGAAAGACATATAACagttaatatttatagttttttaaGATTGCATTATCAAGGAGAATCTTCATTACTAAGtgatatatctatttctagAACAGTATCTACTCCTACTACTTCTCAATctgaaaataatgaagtatTATTAAGTAGTAATAATGATTGTGAACAAGAAACTAAAGTAGAAGATAACACAAAAGTATCAAAAATTGGCCAAGCCATAGATATTGATAAGACTGAAACTACAAGCAATGGAATGTTCAATATAGATACAATTGAAGTGGATACAAATCTAACTTCAGAGAATGTTACTAATACAGATGAATCTAAACttatgaatgatataaataaaggagaaaaagtagaaaatagaaaaactttAAAACGCAAATTAGATGATGTTATTGAAACAGGACCTATTAAAAAACCAAAATGGTTAATAGAGACACAATATGCATTGGATCTTTTGAAAGGTTCTAAAGCTCGAGGTTTAGTTATTGTGGCAAAAGAACATCCTTTAAATATCATCAAGTCTTTGTTGCCTTTTCTTGGTGCATCTAGAccatttgtaatttttcatgCTTATAGAGAACCTTTACAGGAAACATATATAGCTCTTAAACAAACACAAAATGTGGTAAATTTAAGATTGTTTTCAAATTTCTTACGTTCATATCAGATATTACCTGACAGGACACATCCAGATATTTTAACAAGCGATACAGGTGGTTATATTTTAACAGGATATTTAGTTGAATAA
- the LOC127068257 gene encoding translation initiation factor eIF-2B subunit gamma: protein MVICTEFQAIVLAGGKGSRMTELTAGQPKCLLPIGNKPMIWFSLQLLERSGFNECLIVVSESVKNDVSLSLDKLDLKIKMEIIGIQGAEDLGTADSIRLIHEKIHTDFLVLSCDLITDIDISETLNLYRKHNASITALMLPMIKVPDEFVTPGPKNKQRPETDLIGIDNETGRLVFLASASDFEETINISQKILRKHTSFTMHSKLMDAHVYIINKWVLDFLVFNKNFSTLKGELLPYIVTKQLSKPPKQSLEDKNTSMVQVNLKEDIFRFAVAKPLDELIRRMSAFNDHNTDLQEAYHGDIIRCYAHIMNDGFGLRANTIQMYHLANFKISDWSSSIIKSDLFLNTSSSATVKSTQVQNCSIDENAFIDEKTSLKFSHIGANTVVETKTRISNSVIMGNVTIKERCIIHNSILCNGSIIEEGTELKNCIVGAQHVVTSNSQHSREVLTEADRLIEI, encoded by the exons atggtTATTTGCACTGAATTTCAAGCAATTGTACTTGCTGGTGGAAAGGGTTCTCGTATGACAGAACTCACAGCTGGACAACCAAAATGTTTATTACCCATTGGAAATAAACCAATGATTTGGTTTTCTCTACAACTACTTGAACGTAGTGGATTCAATGAATGTCTTATAGTGGTATCAGAATCAGTGAAAAATGATGTATCATTGTCGTTAGAtaaattagatttaaaaattaaaatggaaattaTAGGAATACAAGGTGCAGAAGACCTTGGTACTGCAGATTCTATTAGACTAATTCATGAAAAAATTCACACAGATTTCTTAGTATTATCATGTGATTTGATCACAGATATCGATATCTCTGAAACATTAAATCTATATAGAAAACATAATGCAAGTATTACAGCATTGATGTTACCAATGATCAAAGTACCAGATGAATTTGTTACTCCAGGacctaaaaataaacaaagaccAGAAACGGATCTAATTGGAATAGATAATGAAACAGGACGTTTAGTATTTTTGGCATCAGCTTCAGATTTcgaagaaacaataaatatatctcaAAAAATTCTTAGGAAACATACCAGTTTTACTATGCACTCTAAACTAATGGATGCACATgtgtatattattaacaaatggGTTTTGGATTTTCTAGTATTTAACAA aaACTTTAGTACATTGAAAGGTGAACTTCTTCCATATATAGTTACTAAACAATTATCAAAACCACCTAAGCAATCTCTAGAAGACAAAAATACTTCCATGGTACAAGTAAATttgaaagaagatatattcCGTTTTGCAGTTGCAAAACCATTAGATGAGTTAATAAGAAGAATGTCTGCATTTAATGACCACAATACTGATCTACAAGAAGCTTACCATGGTGATATAATTAGGTGTTATGCTCACATTATGAATGATGGGTTTGGATTAAGAGCTAACACTATTCAAATGTATCATCTTGCAAATTTTAag ATATCTGATTGGTCTTCtagtattataaaatctgATTTATTTCTGAATACATCATCATCTGCAACTGTTAAAAGTACACAAGTTCAAAATTGTAGTATAGATGAAAATGCATTTATTGACGAGAAAACATCTCTCAAATTTAGTCACATTGGTGCTAACACAGTTGTTGAAACGAAAACCAGAATTTCAAACAGTGTTATAATGGGCAATGTAACTATAAAAGAAAG atGCATAATACACAACAGTATTTTATGCAATGGATCTATCATCGAGGAAGGTACCGAATTAAAGAATTGTATAGTCGGAGCTCAACATGTCGTAACATCGAACAGTCAACATTCTCGAGAAGTGTTAACCGAAGCTGACAGATTAATAGAGATTTAA
- the LOC127068275 gene encoding 60S ribosomal protein L37, with translation MTKGTSSFGKRRNKTHTLCRRCGRSSYHIQKSQCAQCGYPKKKMRSYNWSIKAKRRKTTGTGRMRHLKIVRRKFKNGFREGLPKHKTVAAK, from the exons ATG ACGAAGGGTACATCCAGCTTTGGTAAGCGTCGCAATAAGACGCACACATTGTGCAGACGATGTGGACGTAGTTCATATCACATTCAAAAATCACAATGTGCACAATGTGGATACCctaagaaaaagatgagatcAT ACAACTGGTCGATCAAAGCAAAAAGGAGGAAGACTACTGGAACTGGTAGAATGCGTCATCTGAAAATCGTTCGCCGTAAATTCAA GAACGGGTTCAGAGAAGGTTTGCCAAAACATAAAACTGTTGCtgctaaataa
- the LOC127068269 gene encoding mpv17-like protein 2 isoform X2 — MHILRKLFGRYLLVTNTISCGLMMAAGDMIQQRREHWKRYRYEDYFSSGGTARVIAASLEEDTTEEEEKKIMDVATLYEHNYVRTRNMTLVGLIQGPFHHCFYGLLEKIAPGKKARSIIKKTFLDQLIASPTCLIIFFGGLGLMERDKVEEAYREIKVKLIEAWKVDCCFWPPAQCVNFLFVPLQYRVLYINVMTMVYDIFLSHIKYDAHYD; from the exons ATGCATATTCTGCGAAAATTATTCG GTAGGTACCTTCTCGTTACAAATACTATTAGCTGCGGCTTGATGATGGCAGCTGGTGATATGATACAGCAACGTAGGGAACACTGGAAACGGTATCGTTACGAGGATTATTTTTCAAGCGGTGGAACCGCTCGTGTGATCGCAGCATCGCTAGAGGAAGATAcaacggaagaagaagaaaaaaagattatggaTGTTGCGACGTTATACGAACATAATTATGTTCGAACGAGAAACATGACATTAGTAGGTCTTATCCAAGGACCCTTTCATCATTGTTTCTATGGTCTACTTGAGAAAATAGCACCTGGGAAAAAAGCGagatctattataaaaaagactTTTCTAGATCAACTAATCGCTAGTCCTACGTgcctaattatatttttcggtGGTCTTGGTCTAATGGAACGAGACAAAGTCGAAGAAGCTTATAGGGAAATCAAAGTGAAATTGATCGAAGCTTGGAAA GTCGACTGTTGTTTTTGGCCTCCAGCTCAATGTGtaaactttttattcgttcctcTACAATATCGAGTACtctatataaatgttatgACTATGGTgtacgatatttttctatcgcaCATTAAATAC GATGCTCACTACGATTGA
- the LOC127068269 gene encoding mpv17-like protein 2 isoform X1: MHILRKLFGRYLLVTNTISCGLMMAAGDMIQQRREHWKRYRYEDYFSSGGTARVIAASLEEDTTEEEEKKIMDVATLYEHNYVRTRNMTLVGLIQGPFHHCFYGLLEKIAPGKKARSIIKKTFLDQLIASPTCLIIFFGGLGLMERDKVEEAYREIKVKLIEAWKVDCCFWPPAQCVNFLFVPLQYRVLYINVMTMVYDIFLSHIKYVSIFANNISTFIFR, translated from the exons ATGCATATTCTGCGAAAATTATTCG GTAGGTACCTTCTCGTTACAAATACTATTAGCTGCGGCTTGATGATGGCAGCTGGTGATATGATACAGCAACGTAGGGAACACTGGAAACGGTATCGTTACGAGGATTATTTTTCAAGCGGTGGAACCGCTCGTGTGATCGCAGCATCGCTAGAGGAAGATAcaacggaagaagaagaaaaaaagattatggaTGTTGCGACGTTATACGAACATAATTATGTTCGAACGAGAAACATGACATTAGTAGGTCTTATCCAAGGACCCTTTCATCATTGTTTCTATGGTCTACTTGAGAAAATAGCACCTGGGAAAAAAGCGagatctattataaaaaagactTTTCTAGATCAACTAATCGCTAGTCCTACGTgcctaattatatttttcggtGGTCTTGGTCTAATGGAACGAGACAAAGTCGAAGAAGCTTATAGGGAAATCAAAGTGAAATTGATCGAAGCTTGGAAA GTCGACTGTTGTTTTTGGCCTCCAGCTCAATGTGtaaactttttattcgttcctcTACAATATCGAGTACtctatataaatgttatgACTATGGTgtacgatatttttctatcgcaCATTAAATACGTAAGTATCTTCGCGAATAATATTTCCacgtttatttttcgatag
- the LOC127068269 gene encoding mpv17-like protein 2 isoform X3, whose protein sequence is MMAAGDMIQQRREHWKRYRYEDYFSSGGTARVIAASLEEDTTEEEEKKIMDVATLYEHNYVRTRNMTLVGLIQGPFHHCFYGLLEKIAPGKKARSIIKKTFLDQLIASPTCLIIFFGGLGLMERDKVEEAYREIKVKLIEAWKVDCCFWPPAQCVNFLFVPLQYRVLYINVMTMVYDIFLSHIKYDAHYD, encoded by the exons ATGATGGCAGCTGGTGATATGATACAGCAACGTAGGGAACACTGGAAACGGTATCGTTACGAGGATTATTTTTCAAGCGGTGGAACCGCTCGTGTGATCGCAGCATCGCTAGAGGAAGATAcaacggaagaagaagaaaaaaagattatggaTGTTGCGACGTTATACGAACATAATTATGTTCGAACGAGAAACATGACATTAGTAGGTCTTATCCAAGGACCCTTTCATCATTGTTTCTATGGTCTACTTGAGAAAATAGCACCTGGGAAAAAAGCGagatctattataaaaaagactTTTCTAGATCAACTAATCGCTAGTCCTACGTgcctaattatatttttcggtGGTCTTGGTCTAATGGAACGAGACAAAGTCGAAGAAGCTTATAGGGAAATCAAAGTGAAATTGATCGAAGCTTGGAAA GTCGACTGTTGTTTTTGGCCTCCAGCTCAATGTGtaaactttttattcgttcctcTACAATATCGAGTACtctatataaatgttatgACTATGGTgtacgatatttttctatcgcaCATTAAATAC GATGCTCACTACGATTGA
- the LOC127068256 gene encoding protein RCC2 homolog isoform X1 — protein MSKRKNTTVKKGRAKSRKVEYDEEDISSEHESDVEDAESGTNVDGEDAAEDDLTDVSNIPELPSPEGGWGKPGTLLMCGLTNWEMAGRKAPPKSLKTNVGRSLWTPHTFKNLNGARVRLIASGPAASHNIIVTEDNRCLTFGKNDKGQLGVGDTKRRDEPTEVEALKGHTIIAASCGRNHTLFLTSRGLVFAAGDNKLGQCGVGKSEPCIMKAMKVKYSGPPIVKVGCGAEFSMILDIKGGLHSFGCPEYGVLGHNTDGKYFITNTKMAFHFEKVPKRIVLYVERGKDGHVTPLDRVEITDFSCGHYHTVAIDSKNRAFSWGFGGIGRLGHNEQRDELVPRLIKFLEPPNRGIRSIACGSTYSIAINIHGSALMFGQTKRTGEANMYPKPIQDLSGWEIRCIGCSQSSIVVAADDSVIAWGGSPTFGELGFGEMRKSSTTPMEVKAVEGLYITAVTCGVSHTLMICRDDTEHEKAKINKLPVYSV, from the exons ATGTCTAAACGGAAAAATACAACGGTTAAGAAAGGTCGCGCGAAATCGAGGAAGGTCGAATACGATGAGGAGGATATTTCGAGCGAGCACGAGTCCGATGTAGAAGACGCCGAGAGTGGCACTAATGTCGACGGTGAGGACGCTGCCGAAGACGATCTTACCGATGTCTCCAATATACCTGAGCTGCCGTCGCCAGAG GGAGGTTGGGGTAAGCCTGGCACATTGCTTATGTGTGGTCTGACAAATTGGGAAATGGCAGGCCGTAAAGCACCACCGAAATCGCTCAAGACAAATGTAGGACGTAGTTTGTGGACTCCGCATACTTTTAAGAATTTAAACGGCGCGCGTGTGAGATTGATTGCCTCTGGACCTGCTGCTTCccataatattattgttacgGAGGATAATAGATGCTTGACTTTtggtaaaaatgataaag GTCAGTTGGGTGTTGGTGATACTAAACGTCGGGATGAACCAACTGAAGTAGAAGCATTAAAGGGACACACTATTATAGCAGCATCTTGCGGTCGTAATCATACGCTTTTCTTAACCAGTCGTGGTTTAGTATTCGCCGCTGGGGACAATAAGTTAGGACAGTGTGGAGTAGGAAAATCTGAACCTTGTATAATGAAAGCTATGAAAGTTAAATATTCTGGACCTCCTATAGTAAAAGTAGGGTGTGGAGCAGAATTTTCTATGATCTTAGATATTAAAGGTGGTCTACATTCTTTCGGATGTCCAGAATATGGTGTACTAGGTCATAATAcagatggaaaatattttataacaaatacgAAGATGGCGTTTCACTTCGAGAAAGTGCCTAAACGAATCGTTTTATATGTAGAAAGAGGTAAAGATGGTCATGTCACGCCATTAGATCGTGTTGAAATTACAGATTTCAGTTGTGGTCATTATCACACGGTTGCAATCGATAGTAAAAATCGTGCGTTTTCATGGGGATTTGGAGGAATCGGTCGATTAGGTCATAACGAACAAAGAGATGAATTAGTGCcacgtttaattaaatttctcgaACCACCTAATCGAGGTATTAGATCTATCGCCTGTGGTAGTACTTACAGTATTGCAATTAATATCCATGGTTCAGCACTTATGTTTGGACAGACTAAACGTACAGGAGAAGCTAATATGTATCCAAAACCTATTCAAGATTTATCAGGTTGGGAAATCAGATGTATTGGATGTTCACAAAGTAGTATAGTAGTTGCAGCAGATGATTCTGTTATTGCCTGGGGAGGCAGTCCCACCTTTGGGGAATTG gGTTTTGGTGAAATGCGCAAATCGTCAACTACTCCTATGGAAGTAAAGG
- the LOC127068256 gene encoding protein RCC2 homolog isoform X2, which translates to MNMNNGLVGRSCGIDTHGGWGKPGTLLMCGLTNWEMAGRKAPPKSLKTNVGRSLWTPHTFKNLNGARVRLIASGPAASHNIIVTEDNRCLTFGKNDKGQLGVGDTKRRDEPTEVEALKGHTIIAASCGRNHTLFLTSRGLVFAAGDNKLGQCGVGKSEPCIMKAMKVKYSGPPIVKVGCGAEFSMILDIKGGLHSFGCPEYGVLGHNTDGKYFITNTKMAFHFEKVPKRIVLYVERGKDGHVTPLDRVEITDFSCGHYHTVAIDSKNRAFSWGFGGIGRLGHNEQRDELVPRLIKFLEPPNRGIRSIACGSTYSIAINIHGSALMFGQTKRTGEANMYPKPIQDLSGWEIRCIGCSQSSIVVAADDSVIAWGGSPTFGELGFGEMRKSSTTPMEVKAVEGLYITAVTCGVSHTLMICRDDTEHEKAKINKLPVYSV; encoded by the exons ATGAATATGAATAACGGCTTGGTTGGAAGATCCTGCGGCATCGATACGCAT GGAGGTTGGGGTAAGCCTGGCACATTGCTTATGTGTGGTCTGACAAATTGGGAAATGGCAGGCCGTAAAGCACCACCGAAATCGCTCAAGACAAATGTAGGACGTAGTTTGTGGACTCCGCATACTTTTAAGAATTTAAACGGCGCGCGTGTGAGATTGATTGCCTCTGGACCTGCTGCTTCccataatattattgttacgGAGGATAATAGATGCTTGACTTTtggtaaaaatgataaag GTCAGTTGGGTGTTGGTGATACTAAACGTCGGGATGAACCAACTGAAGTAGAAGCATTAAAGGGACACACTATTATAGCAGCATCTTGCGGTCGTAATCATACGCTTTTCTTAACCAGTCGTGGTTTAGTATTCGCCGCTGGGGACAATAAGTTAGGACAGTGTGGAGTAGGAAAATCTGAACCTTGTATAATGAAAGCTATGAAAGTTAAATATTCTGGACCTCCTATAGTAAAAGTAGGGTGTGGAGCAGAATTTTCTATGATCTTAGATATTAAAGGTGGTCTACATTCTTTCGGATGTCCAGAATATGGTGTACTAGGTCATAATAcagatggaaaatattttataacaaatacgAAGATGGCGTTTCACTTCGAGAAAGTGCCTAAACGAATCGTTTTATATGTAGAAAGAGGTAAAGATGGTCATGTCACGCCATTAGATCGTGTTGAAATTACAGATTTCAGTTGTGGTCATTATCACACGGTTGCAATCGATAGTAAAAATCGTGCGTTTTCATGGGGATTTGGAGGAATCGGTCGATTAGGTCATAACGAACAAAGAGATGAATTAGTGCcacgtttaattaaatttctcgaACCACCTAATCGAGGTATTAGATCTATCGCCTGTGGTAGTACTTACAGTATTGCAATTAATATCCATGGTTCAGCACTTATGTTTGGACAGACTAAACGTACAGGAGAAGCTAATATGTATCCAAAACCTATTCAAGATTTATCAGGTTGGGAAATCAGATGTATTGGATGTTCACAAAGTAGTATAGTAGTTGCAGCAGATGATTCTGTTATTGCCTGGGGAGGCAGTCCCACCTTTGGGGAATTG gGTTTTGGTGAAATGCGCAAATCGTCAACTACTCCTATGGAAGTAAAGG
- the LOC127068256 gene encoding protein RCC2 homolog isoform X3, giving the protein MCGLTNWEMAGRKAPPKSLKTNVGRSLWTPHTFKNLNGARVRLIASGPAASHNIIVTEDNRCLTFGKNDKGQLGVGDTKRRDEPTEVEALKGHTIIAASCGRNHTLFLTSRGLVFAAGDNKLGQCGVGKSEPCIMKAMKVKYSGPPIVKVGCGAEFSMILDIKGGLHSFGCPEYGVLGHNTDGKYFITNTKMAFHFEKVPKRIVLYVERGKDGHVTPLDRVEITDFSCGHYHTVAIDSKNRAFSWGFGGIGRLGHNEQRDELVPRLIKFLEPPNRGIRSIACGSTYSIAINIHGSALMFGQTKRTGEANMYPKPIQDLSGWEIRCIGCSQSSIVVAADDSVIAWGGSPTFGELGFGEMRKSSTTPMEVKAVEGLYITAVTCGVSHTLMICRDDTEHEKAKINKLPVYSV; this is encoded by the exons ATGTGTGGTCTGACAAATTGGGAAATGGCAGGCCGTAAAGCACCACCGAAATCGCTCAAGACAAATGTAGGACGTAGTTTGTGGACTCCGCATACTTTTAAGAATTTAAACGGCGCGCGTGTGAGATTGATTGCCTCTGGACCTGCTGCTTCccataatattattgttacgGAGGATAATAGATGCTTGACTTTtggtaaaaatgataaag GTCAGTTGGGTGTTGGTGATACTAAACGTCGGGATGAACCAACTGAAGTAGAAGCATTAAAGGGACACACTATTATAGCAGCATCTTGCGGTCGTAATCATACGCTTTTCTTAACCAGTCGTGGTTTAGTATTCGCCGCTGGGGACAATAAGTTAGGACAGTGTGGAGTAGGAAAATCTGAACCTTGTATAATGAAAGCTATGAAAGTTAAATATTCTGGACCTCCTATAGTAAAAGTAGGGTGTGGAGCAGAATTTTCTATGATCTTAGATATTAAAGGTGGTCTACATTCTTTCGGATGTCCAGAATATGGTGTACTAGGTCATAATAcagatggaaaatattttataacaaatacgAAGATGGCGTTTCACTTCGAGAAAGTGCCTAAACGAATCGTTTTATATGTAGAAAGAGGTAAAGATGGTCATGTCACGCCATTAGATCGTGTTGAAATTACAGATTTCAGTTGTGGTCATTATCACACGGTTGCAATCGATAGTAAAAATCGTGCGTTTTCATGGGGATTTGGAGGAATCGGTCGATTAGGTCATAACGAACAAAGAGATGAATTAGTGCcacgtttaattaaatttctcgaACCACCTAATCGAGGTATTAGATCTATCGCCTGTGGTAGTACTTACAGTATTGCAATTAATATCCATGGTTCAGCACTTATGTTTGGACAGACTAAACGTACAGGAGAAGCTAATATGTATCCAAAACCTATTCAAGATTTATCAGGTTGGGAAATCAGATGTATTGGATGTTCACAAAGTAGTATAGTAGTTGCAGCAGATGATTCTGTTATTGCCTGGGGAGGCAGTCCCACCTTTGGGGAATTG gGTTTTGGTGAAATGCGCAAATCGTCAACTACTCCTATGGAAGTAAAGG